Proteins from a single region of Terriglobales bacterium:
- a CDS encoding helix-turn-helix domain-containing protein: MQETVSTAEAATIRGVSLVVIYREIATKKLTAIRADGKWRIPMEALNRRIEQVAEWKRLAGNR, translated from the coding sequence ATGCAGGAGACAGTCAGCACAGCCGAAGCCGCAACTATTCGCGGTGTTTCGCTGGTCGTGATCTACCGAGAAATCGCAACGAAAAAGCTCACCGCCATTCGAGCTGATGGGAAGTGGCGCATTCCGATGGAAGCGCTAAACCGCCGTATCGAGCAGGTAGCCGAATGGAAGAGGCTAGCGGGCAACCGGTAA
- a CDS encoding DnaB-like helicase N-terminal domain-containing protein yields the protein MELPVNIEAERTVLGANLLRNELTGLCAESGLRPDHFSLSTNGEIYGVQLRLHNEGRPFDTCLLLEEMDVAKAGGFDYLSDLTRDVVLLESHVLQRCRVLILKSKLRKVVAVTAELQAAACELGAKPEVIIKETIEKLNAILED from the coding sequence ATGGAACTCCCTGTCAATATCGAAGCGGAACGCACGGTGTTAGGCGCGAATCTTTTGCGCAACGAACTCACGGGCCTCTGCGCTGAGTCGGGCCTGCGCCCCGATCACTTCAGCCTAAGCACGAACGGGGAGATATATGGGGTTCAACTTCGCCTGCACAACGAAGGACGGCCATTTGATACCTGTCTGCTGCTGGAAGAGATGGATGTCGCGAAAGCCGGGGGCTTTGACTATCTGTCCGACTTAACACGCGATGTAGTGCTACTTGAATCACACGTCCTGCAACGTTGCCGAGTGCTGATTCTCAAATCGAAGCTGCGGAAGGTTGTGGCAGTTACCGCAGAACTCCAAGCCGCAGCATGTGAGCTAGGTGCGAAGCCTGAAGTGATCATCAAGGAAACAATAGAGAAGCTGAACGCGATTCTTGAGGACTAA
- a CDS encoding single-stranded DNA-binding protein → MAFRNEVILSGKVQADVQKRSERAPYKFVLCQSGGKKRDSEERWPSHFFDIVCWPEHCEGPLTEIKKSDFVEVCGRLAQRQFEDSKGNKRTIIEVIASKIEVAGDNRKTLTPDYNLDISDTDIEVS, encoded by the coding sequence ATGGCATTCAGGAACGAAGTTATATTGTCGGGAAAAGTACAGGCCGATGTGCAGAAGCGCAGCGAACGAGCGCCCTACAAGTTCGTATTGTGCCAGAGCGGAGGAAAAAAACGGGATTCGGAAGAACGTTGGCCGTCTCATTTCTTCGACATCGTTTGTTGGCCCGAACATTGCGAGGGTCCGCTTACCGAAATCAAGAAGAGTGATTTTGTTGAGGTATGCGGCCGGTTGGCACAACGACAGTTTGAAGACAGCAAGGGTAATAAACGAACCATTATTGAGGTGATCGCCAGCAAGATTGAAGTCGCCGGCGACAATCGAAAGACGCTTACACCGGATTACAACCTAGATATTTCCGATACCGATATTGAGGTCAGCTAA
- a CDS encoding site-specific integrase, whose amino-acid sequence MSRGNGRVFTRKGSSYFWIGYYAHGKEQREVARHVRTGDKLEAMDDNRQQAERFLKHRLGEVVAEKHGGYSFVGPSQMRVTVGDLLDSLKSDLELRGKWNDRVDSTVKKVREKFGTWKAVEATSEVVADWQLALREDEYRDATINRFCQILGQAFKLGIERKRVSTVPIIKHLSEVGNERKGFFSESEIRSVITHLPDYLKDFILFAYITGMRRGEIKSLRWSDVHEDAITLRPENSKNGEARTIPLEGELEELIERCKEARKIKQKDGSVLVSEYIFHDKGQVIGEFRKAWATACCMAGVGTLVCPSCGGQIDANYKCEPCGKEYKREQLRYTGRIVHDLRRCAARNLLAAGVPQAVAMKITGHKTDSMFRRYAIVSVDQQREALRAAQVYRQQQQERSKVTRIN is encoded by the coding sequence ATGAGCAGAGGTAATGGCCGCGTATTCACGCGCAAGGGTTCTTCCTATTTTTGGATTGGCTACTATGCGCACGGGAAGGAACAGCGCGAGGTAGCACGTCACGTTCGTACCGGGGATAAGTTGGAAGCGATGGATGACAACCGCCAACAGGCAGAGCGATTCCTTAAGCACCGCTTGGGCGAAGTAGTTGCCGAGAAGCACGGCGGGTATAGCTTCGTCGGACCATCGCAGATGCGAGTGACGGTCGGCGATCTTCTCGATAGCCTCAAATCCGACTTGGAACTTCGCGGCAAGTGGAATGACCGCGTGGATTCCACGGTGAAGAAAGTTCGCGAGAAATTCGGGACGTGGAAGGCTGTCGAGGCTACCAGCGAAGTTGTTGCCGATTGGCAATTGGCGTTACGTGAGGACGAATACCGAGATGCAACCATCAACCGCTTCTGCCAGATCCTCGGGCAAGCCTTCAAACTGGGAATCGAGCGGAAACGAGTTTCAACCGTTCCGATTATCAAGCACCTCAGCGAAGTGGGAAACGAACGCAAGGGGTTCTTCTCTGAATCGGAAATCCGCTCTGTGATTACGCACCTTCCCGATTACCTGAAAGACTTCATCCTGTTCGCGTACATCACTGGAATGCGCCGGGGTGAGATTAAAAGCCTTCGGTGGTCGGATGTACATGAAGACGCGATCACCCTTCGCCCTGAGAACAGCAAGAACGGCGAAGCTCGGACGATCCCGCTAGAGGGTGAGCTAGAGGAACTAATTGAGCGGTGCAAGGAAGCCCGGAAGATCAAACAGAAAGACGGTTCCGTTCTCGTCTCCGAGTACATCTTCCATGACAAAGGACAGGTGATCGGCGAATTTCGCAAGGCATGGGCCACGGCTTGCTGCATGGCCGGAGTTGGCACGCTTGTTTGCCCGTCCTGCGGTGGACAGATTGACGCGAATTACAAGTGCGAGCCATGTGGGAAGGAATACAAGCGCGAACAATTGCGCTACACCGGGCGCATCGTGCATGACCTTCGCCGCTGTGCAGCAAGGAACCTGCTAGCTGCCGGCGTTCCTCAGGCCGTCGCGATGAAGATCACGGGGCACAAAACGGATAGCATGTTCCGCCGGTATGCCATCGTAAGCGTCGATCAACAGCGTGAGGCTTTAAGGGCCGCACAAGTCTATCGGCAACAGCAACAGGAACGCAGTAAAGTTACGCGCATCAACTAG
- a CDS encoding ATP-binding protein: MLRSSRLMLYTGMEQTGLKRDPRYYRRVWFGTTLFVAAIFGAPFAFFFLIFDGPPDLKYMIFIKATPSMVIGVILAILAGHRAVWFLHRSTERIARAHELAQVRERERDLAQQELIKKLQEERQLAQMKVQFEAQLAEYEKYAALAQLALGAAHEINNPLLGILSHLELSLRDAKTEEDRIEIEQCIEGTKRISKTIRGLLNYTRPDPLLLTRINLQRLVDDAFSFLVHQPLFRGISLEKQLARDLPEVTADANQLSQILMNLLINAAQASPDGGVITVTAQKVKFADSIEIVVSDTGSGIGADVLPHIFEPFFTTKRGKGTGLGLSISQAYVRSHGGDIKVDSLPNRGTNVRITLPLRQEGRIVAEPEEVIV; encoded by the coding sequence ATGCTCCGTTCGTCCAGGCTCATGCTGTATACGGGCATGGAGCAGACCGGACTAAAACGCGATCCTCGTTATTACCGGCGAGTCTGGTTCGGCACCACATTATTTGTGGCTGCCATCTTCGGTGCTCCTTTTGCGTTTTTCTTTCTCATCTTCGATGGCCCACCCGATCTGAAGTACATGATCTTCATCAAAGCCACGCCCAGCATGGTCATTGGCGTCATATTGGCGATCCTTGCTGGACACCGTGCCGTCTGGTTCCTGCACCGGTCCACCGAGCGCATTGCCCGCGCACATGAACTGGCGCAGGTACGCGAGCGCGAACGCGACCTCGCCCAGCAGGAACTGATCAAAAAGCTCCAAGAAGAACGCCAACTCGCACAGATGAAGGTTCAATTCGAAGCGCAGCTCGCGGAGTACGAGAAATACGCCGCATTGGCTCAACTTGCCCTCGGTGCGGCTCATGAAATCAACAATCCCTTGCTGGGAATCCTTTCGCATCTCGAACTCTCGTTGCGCGACGCAAAGACCGAGGAAGACCGCATCGAGATCGAGCAATGCATTGAAGGCACCAAGAGAATCTCGAAGACTATTCGCGGCCTGCTGAACTACACTCGTCCCGATCCCCTGCTGCTAACGCGCATCAACCTGCAACGGCTCGTCGACGATGCATTCAGTTTCCTGGTGCATCAACCTCTATTCCGCGGCATCTCTCTTGAAAAGCAGCTCGCGCGGGATTTGCCCGAAGTCACTGCCGACGCTAACCAGCTTTCTCAAATCCTCATGAACCTGCTGATTAATGCCGCCCAAGCAAGCCCGGATGGCGGCGTCATAACCGTCACAGCGCAAAAGGTGAAGTTCGCGGATTCCATCGAAATCGTCGTGTCGGATACCGGATCCGGCATCGGTGCCGATGTTCTGCCTCACATCTTTGAGCCCTTTTTCACCACCAAGCGCGGTAAAGGTACCGGGCTGGGTCTCAGCATCAGCCAGGCGTACGTTCGCAGTCACGGCGGAGACATCAAGGTCGACAGCTTACCCAATCGGGGAACGAACGTGCGCATTACTCTGCCGCTGCGTCAGGAAGGACGCATCGTAGCGGAACCGGAAGAAGTGATCGTATAG
- a CDS encoding sigma-54 dependent transcriptional regulator: MAYSILVIDDEALTLRTISRALREEGFDVFVAMSGEEGLKVLAEERPDLALLDVVLPGIDGIEVLRQIKKQAPNTIVVMMSAYRMVDRAVESMKLGAYDYLIKPFHLADMVNTIQRASEMLSLRVRLRQTVETNKGRYDFGRIVTRNPQMAAMLEVARKTAEMDRTTILIQGESGTGKSVLARAIHYNSPRESQELLELNCASLPETLLESEMFGYEPGAFTDARRRKEGLIERANAGTLFLDEIGNMSANVQAKLLRVLEEGSFMRLGGTRPIKVDIRIIAATNANLKEDVTNEKFREDLYYRLNVVPLYIPPLRDRQEDIMPLAVTMVERYNKELNKAFTGFTPAAAEVMTNYSWPGNIRELKNVIERTMILAPGTILAAEYLPEEIRDYQPPATAELPSYTDSLPAGQQFMSLRDLEDRYIHEVLVATGNNKAQAARILGIHPTSLMRRLKKEQEVEPQPTSSSA, from the coding sequence ATGGCCTACAGCATTCTTGTCATCGACGATGAAGCTCTAACACTCAGGACCATCAGCCGTGCCCTGCGCGAAGAGGGATTCGATGTCTTCGTGGCCATGAGCGGCGAAGAAGGCTTGAAGGTCCTTGCCGAAGAGCGTCCTGACCTCGCACTGCTTGACGTGGTGCTTCCCGGCATCGACGGAATCGAAGTTCTGCGTCAGATCAAGAAACAGGCGCCGAACACCATCGTCGTCATGATGAGCGCCTATCGCATGGTGGATCGCGCGGTCGAGTCTATGAAGCTTGGCGCGTACGATTACCTGATCAAGCCGTTCCACCTCGCGGATATGGTCAACACCATTCAGCGTGCGAGCGAAATGCTTTCGCTCCGCGTTCGTTTGCGCCAGACCGTTGAAACCAACAAAGGACGTTACGATTTCGGACGTATCGTTACGCGCAACCCACAAATGGCCGCCATGCTGGAAGTCGCTCGTAAAACGGCGGAAATGGATCGCACAACCATTCTGATTCAGGGAGAAAGCGGTACGGGCAAAAGCGTGCTGGCTCGAGCAATCCACTACAACAGCCCGCGCGAGTCCCAGGAACTGCTGGAACTCAACTGCGCTTCCCTGCCGGAAACCTTGCTGGAAAGTGAAATGTTCGGCTACGAGCCGGGCGCCTTCACCGACGCCCGTCGCCGCAAGGAAGGTCTGATCGAGCGGGCCAACGCTGGCACGTTATTCCTCGACGAGATCGGGAACATGTCCGCCAATGTGCAGGCGAAACTGCTTCGCGTGCTCGAGGAAGGATCTTTTATGCGTCTGGGCGGCACAAGGCCGATTAAGGTTGATATCCGCATCATCGCAGCCACGAACGCAAACTTGAAGGAAGATGTTACCAACGAGAAGTTCCGGGAAGACCTTTACTATCGGTTGAACGTCGTTCCGCTTTATATCCCGCCGTTGCGCGATCGCCAGGAAGATATCATGCCTTTGGCGGTGACTATGGTCGAGCGCTACAACAAAGAGCTGAACAAAGCGTTCACGGGATTTACGCCCGCCGCGGCCGAGGTGATGACCAACTACTCGTGGCCCGGAAACATCCGCGAACTGAAGAATGTCATAGAACGGACGATGATTTTGGCGCCCGGAACAATTCTCGCCGCGGAGTACTTGCCCGAGGAAATCCGCGATTACCAACCACCCGCAACGGCGGAACTGCCGTCCTACACGGATTCCCTTCCCGCCGGACAGCAGTTCATGTCACTACGCGATCTCGAGGACCGTTACATTCACGAGGTCCTGGTCGCCACCGGAAATAATAAAGCGCAGGCTGCGCGTATCCTCGGGATTCATCCGACCTCCCTGATGCGGCGCCTCAAGAAGGAGCAGGAGGTAGAGCCTCAGCCTACTTCTTCTTCGGCCTGA
- a CDS encoding SDR family oxidoreductase yields the protein MFKADLLHGKRALITGGGTGLGRAMAKRYLELGAQVSICGRREDVLRATQAELSAETKGRIDYYVCDVRDREAVESVIETIWKLGKLDILVNNAAGNILARTEDLSPRAFDAVIGIVLNGTINMTLACGRRWLADKVGGTVVNIVTSYASSGSGSAYVVPSAIAKAGVLALTRSLAVEWGPRGIRMNAIAPGPVPTEGAFSRLLPKPELERLAVNRVPLRRFGTPEEIANLAAYLVADGSGYVNGEVVTIDGGEWLQGAGEFTQVGQMMTDAEWEMFRPKKK from the coding sequence ATGTTCAAGGCTGATCTGTTGCACGGGAAAAGGGCTCTGATCACGGGCGGAGGTACCGGCCTTGGCCGAGCGATGGCGAAACGATATCTGGAACTGGGGGCGCAAGTTTCCATCTGCGGGCGCCGCGAGGACGTGCTCCGGGCGACGCAGGCGGAACTCTCGGCAGAGACGAAAGGCAGGATCGATTACTACGTTTGTGACGTCCGCGACCGCGAGGCTGTCGAGTCGGTCATAGAGACGATTTGGAAGTTGGGTAAGCTCGATATTCTGGTCAATAACGCCGCAGGTAATATCCTTGCCCGAACGGAAGACCTCTCGCCGCGTGCCTTTGATGCTGTCATCGGCATTGTTCTGAACGGCACCATCAATATGACGCTGGCATGTGGCCGTCGTTGGCTTGCTGACAAGGTTGGCGGGACAGTTGTGAATATCGTCACCAGCTATGCCTCGAGCGGATCGGGGTCGGCCTATGTTGTGCCTTCCGCTATAGCAAAAGCGGGTGTATTGGCTTTGACGCGCAGCCTGGCAGTTGAATGGGGACCGCGTGGAATTCGCATGAATGCCATTGCGCCGGGTCCTGTGCCGACAGAAGGTGCTTTCTCACGGCTGTTGCCAAAACCTGAGCTGGAACGACTAGCGGTGAACCGTGTGCCGCTGAGAAGATTCGGCACTCCGGAGGAGATTGCCAACCTGGCGGCGTACCTGGTTGCGGACGGATCTGGTTACGTGAACGGTGAGGTGGTGACAATCGACGGCGGTGAATGGCTTCAAGGCGCGGGAGAATTCACGCAAGTTGGCCAAATGATGACTGACGCAGAATGGGAGATGTTCAGGCCGAAGAAGAAGTAG
- a CDS encoding response regulator, translated as MSEPKPRILVVEDEAVVLHTLQLILRQHGYEVKGARDGAEAMMLGPSFDPQILLCDINLPDIDGIRVALGLTERIPNLRVVLLSGEISSAELLDEAERHGHYFEVLAKPTEPQQLLRVLSSKATTHRDTGGIHRVK; from the coding sequence ATGTCTGAGCCGAAACCCAGGATTCTCGTCGTTGAAGATGAAGCGGTTGTCCTCCATACGCTGCAACTGATTCTTCGCCAGCACGGCTATGAGGTGAAGGGAGCCCGCGACGGCGCCGAAGCCATGATGCTCGGGCCATCGTTCGATCCACAAATCCTGCTCTGCGACATAAACCTTCCCGACATCGATGGCATCCGCGTTGCCCTTGGATTGACCGAACGAATCCCGAACCTGCGAGTGGTGCTTCTTTCGGGAGAAATTAGCTCGGCTGAGTTGCTCGACGAAGCAGAACGCCATGGCCATTACTTCGAGGTGCTTGCCAAACCGACCGAGCCGCAGCAACTCCTTCGCGTGTTGAGTTCAAAGGCGACAACGCATCGGGATACTGGCGGTATCCATCGGGTGAAGTAG
- the pgl gene encoding 6-phosphogluconolactonase: protein MPKTEIHISSDKQAAYKDTAQLFVDLAKAAVAERGVFTVALSGGSTPKPLFEMLASPEWANQIAWSKIEFFWGDERYVPPTDAASNFHMADVAMLSRVPVDRNKVHRLLTEKPAQEAATLYEQEIRRVIPVGNAGLPEFDLNFLGLGSNGHTASLFPHQAALRENDRLVVADYVEEVHMMRITMTVPLINASRTIMIFVLGHDKAGVVREVVQGERDPERLPAQLIQPTSGKLIWMLDAAAASDLRKR, encoded by the coding sequence GTGCCGAAAACAGAGATCCATATCAGTTCCGACAAGCAGGCCGCGTACAAAGATACGGCGCAGCTATTCGTCGATCTGGCGAAGGCTGCGGTTGCTGAACGTGGCGTGTTCACCGTGGCTCTCTCCGGAGGATCCACGCCGAAACCGCTTTTCGAGATGCTGGCATCGCCGGAATGGGCAAACCAGATCGCGTGGTCGAAGATTGAATTCTTCTGGGGCGATGAGAGATATGTTCCACCAACGGATGCCGCGAGCAACTTCCACATGGCAGATGTGGCGATGCTATCCCGTGTTCCCGTGGACAGGAACAAAGTGCACCGCTTGCTGACGGAAAAGCCTGCGCAGGAAGCTGCGACGCTATACGAGCAGGAGATCCGTCGTGTAATTCCGGTTGGAAACGCGGGCTTACCTGAGTTCGACCTCAACTTCCTAGGGTTGGGAAGCAACGGACATACGGCGTCTTTGTTTCCACATCAGGCCGCTCTGCGCGAGAATGATCGCCTTGTGGTCGCCGACTACGTGGAAGAGGTGCACATGATGCGGATTACCATGACGGTACCGCTCATCAATGCGTCACGTACGATTATGATCTTCGTGCTGGGCCACGATAAAGCCGGCGTCGTGAGAGAAGTGGTGCAGGGAGAGCGTGATCCAGAGCGTCTTCCGGCGCAGTTGATCCAACCAACTTCGGGAAAACTCATCTGGATGCTTGATGCCGCGGCTGCTTCCGATTTACGGAAAAGGTAG
- the zwf gene encoding glucose-6-phosphate dehydrogenase — translation MSTIVQPSVIGKATVPPLPQADSCLLIIFGASGDLTKRKLVPALYDLACAGCMAPDFEVLGVSRTQMTSDAFRTAMHESAMKAKDTRAFTDTCWGEFANRLHYMPGDINDRGFYSKLKQKLDEMTKNGSSANYLFYVSTPASLAGPIVEGLGSVHLNYREKGWSRIVLEKPFGRDLASARELNCTVSKVFQEKDVYRIDHYLGKETVQNMLVFRFGNSIFEPVWNRNYINYVEITAAEPLGVENRASFYEETGALRDMMANHLLQLLTLTAMEPPVAFDADSVREQKVSVLRSIHPMTIEQVARRTVRGQYGAGAINGQPVVGYRDEPGVDPQSLTETFAAVEFYVNNWRWAGVPFFIRTGKRLPRHVTEIRVHFKRTPQALFASTSDEQIEHNVVTMRIQPDEGIAMRFAAKRPGTQMKTIPVQMDFLYREAFGADTPVAYETLLLDAMRGDATLFTRRDEVEAEWKIITPIEEAWAELPAPGFPNYSSGSEGPAQSHLLISGDHRHWHTLMR, via the coding sequence ATGAGTACGATTGTCCAGCCATCGGTAATCGGAAAAGCTACTGTTCCGCCGCTGCCGCAAGCCGACTCCTGCTTGCTCATTATCTTTGGGGCTTCCGGAGACTTAACGAAACGCAAGTTGGTGCCGGCGCTCTACGATCTCGCCTGCGCGGGCTGCATGGCTCCGGACTTCGAAGTTCTTGGCGTGTCCCGAACACAAATGACCTCCGACGCGTTTCGGACGGCAATGCACGAGTCGGCGATGAAGGCGAAAGACACTCGCGCTTTCACCGACACATGCTGGGGTGAGTTTGCGAACCGTCTGCACTACATGCCCGGCGACATCAACGATCGTGGGTTCTATTCGAAACTGAAGCAGAAGCTCGACGAGATGACAAAGAACGGGTCGAGTGCAAATTACCTGTTCTATGTTTCGACTCCCGCTTCGCTGGCTGGACCGATCGTCGAGGGCCTCGGGTCCGTACATCTGAATTATCGAGAAAAAGGTTGGTCGCGCATCGTACTCGAGAAGCCTTTCGGCCGGGACCTGGCGAGTGCTCGAGAGCTGAATTGCACGGTGTCGAAGGTGTTCCAGGAGAAGGACGTTTACCGCATCGACCATTACCTGGGCAAAGAGACCGTTCAGAACATGTTGGTCTTTCGCTTCGGCAACTCGATCTTCGAGCCGGTGTGGAATCGCAACTATATCAACTACGTGGAGATCACCGCGGCAGAACCTCTCGGGGTGGAGAACCGCGCTTCTTTCTACGAAGAGACCGGTGCGTTGCGGGACATGATGGCCAACCACCTGCTCCAGTTACTGACCCTTACGGCCATGGAGCCGCCGGTTGCGTTCGACGCGGATTCCGTTCGGGAACAGAAGGTATCGGTGCTGCGATCGATTCATCCGATGACAATCGAGCAGGTAGCGCGACGCACAGTTCGCGGACAATATGGCGCAGGTGCGATTAATGGTCAACCGGTGGTGGGTTATCGCGATGAACCGGGTGTGGACCCTCAGTCGTTGACAGAGACATTCGCGGCCGTGGAGTTCTACGTAAACAACTGGCGCTGGGCCGGAGTGCCGTTCTTTATCCGTACAGGGAAGCGGCTTCCACGGCATGTGACGGAAATCCGGGTGCACTTTAAGCGAACCCCCCAGGCGTTGTTCGCGAGTACCTCTGATGAGCAGATCGAGCACAACGTGGTCACGATGCGCATCCAACCGGATGAGGGAATTGCGATGCGATTTGCAGCGAAGCGCCCAGGCACGCAGATGAAGACGATCCCAGTGCAAATGGACTTCCTGTACCGTGAAGCCTTCGGGGCGGATACGCCGGTTGCCTACGAGACGCTGCTGCTCGATGCGATGCGTGGTGACGCAACGCTCTTCACGCGCCGGGACGAAGTGGAAGCGGAGTGGAAGATCATTACACCCATTGAGGAAGCGTGGGCTGAGTTGCCAGCGCCTGGTTTCCCGAATTACTCCTCAGGCAGCGAGGGCCCCGCGCAGTCGCACCTGCTGATCAGCGGTGATCATCGCCACTGGCACACGCTAATGAGATAA
- a CDS encoding redoxin domain-containing protein, giving the protein MRGFQENIAKLEAADTQVLGVSMDSPFANFAFGQQNGVTFPLLGDMSGETTRAYGLLNTMNIKGVKVDSARRATFLINKQGKVEEVHVDSQALDPNNIVTVCERKKKAS; this is encoded by the coding sequence ATGCGCGGCTTCCAGGAGAACATTGCAAAACTGGAAGCAGCGGACACCCAGGTCCTGGGTGTGAGCATGGACAGCCCCTTCGCAAACTTCGCATTCGGGCAACAGAATGGCGTTACGTTTCCACTGCTTGGTGACATGTCCGGAGAGACGACCCGCGCCTACGGGCTGCTGAACACCATGAACATCAAAGGCGTAAAAGTGGACTCAGCAAGGCGAGCTACGTTCCTCATCAATAAGCAAGGCAAGGTGGAAGAGGTTCACGTGGACAGCCAGGCGCTTGATCCCAACAACATCGTGACGGTTTGCGAGAGGAAAAAGAAGGCAAGTTAG
- a CDS encoding redoxin domain-containing protein, protein MKLRKSLILALLLGLVTGALAQAPAAKAPPKIKVGDTAPDFTLLAFDGKDVKPISLHDYKGKKNVVLAFYVFAFTGG, encoded by the coding sequence GTGAAATTGAGAAAAAGTCTGATTCTGGCTCTTCTGCTCGGATTGGTTACGGGAGCACTCGCGCAGGCTCCTGCGGCGAAGGCGCCGCCGAAGATCAAAGTTGGCGATACGGCACCCGATTTCACGTTGCTGGCGTTTGACGGCAAAGATGTGAAGCCAATTTCGTTGCACGACTACAAGGGAAAGAAGAACGTGGTGCTTGCGTTCTATGTTTTCGCGTTCACCGGCGGTTGA